CGGCTGCGCAACAAGCTCAAGGAAAAGGCCAGCGGCGGCATGATGGGGGCCGGCGGCGGCGGCGGCGAGATCACGGCCGAGCTCTTGGAGAAAGCCATGGCCGAAGTCCAGAAGGTGGCCGAGGACTACCCTGACTGGGTCAAGGGCTTTATCGCCGAGCTGGCCAGCGAACACGGCGCCGCCCTGGGCCAGCAACCGGCCGAGCGCGTGCCCACTTCAAGCGCATCAGCGAAATGGCGCACGAGCTCAGGGGTCAGGGCGGCACCTTCGGCTACCCCTTGATCTCGGTTTTCGGCAAGTCGCTTTACGGCTTCACCAGCCCCGGCGCGGTCTATTCCGACAGCCACCTGGAAATCGTCAAGGCGCACATCGATTCCATGCGCGTGGTGATCAACGATCGCATCGAGGGCGACGGCGGACGCCTCGGCCTCGAGCTCAGCAAGGGCCTGCAGGTGGCCATCGCCAAGCACACCAAGGTCGAGAGCGGGAAGGCCCCGGCCAAAGGCAGCGCCAAACCGACGCCAAAGCGCTGAGCGGCGCGGTCTGAGGATTTGACAGGGCCGGCCGACGGTCTGTATATTAGAAAATCATAATATTAAGAAAAGAGCCGGCCGCCAGGCTGGGTAGGGAGAGGGTTGATCGTGTTGTAACCATTTTTTTCAGGGACCGGCGAGGGCCGCCTTGGGCGGCGTTGACTCAGCCGGTCCGGTCCGCTAGAGGGAGACTTCACAGGGCTCCAAAGCATATCCTGTGTGGAATTCCGTCGTCCGGGGCGCGCCGCTTGGAGCGCTTTCGCGTTGCCGACTTCAGGGAGAACATTTGATGCCGACGTTTGTGCACACCGACAAGTGTGACGGCTGCAAGGGCGGTGAGGTCACCGCCTGCATGCACATCTGCCCCAACGACCTGATGGTGCTCGATACCGGGCGCATGAAGGCCTACAACCAAGAACCCGAGCAGTGCTGGGAATGCCAGTGCTGCGTCAAGGCCTGCCCCCAGCAGGCCATCGAGGTGCGGGCCTACGCCGACGTCGTGCCCATGGGCGGTGCCGTCATCCCGCTGCGCACCGACGACGCCATCATGTGGACCATCAAGTTCCGCGACGGTGAGCTCAAGCGCTTCAAGTTCCCCATCCGCACCACTCCGGTGGGCTCCATCGAGCCCTACGCCGGCAAGCCCGAGGCGGACGACCTGGAGAACCAGAACCTGTTCACCGAAGCCGGCCGCAATCTACCCACGATCGCCTGATCGGCGGCCCGCACTCAAGTCATCGAGACACCCGACGGCGGCGCCCGGCGCCCAGACCGTCACGCAGTTGGAGGAGACACCATGATCGAGGGCACCTTCGGTAACCCGGAAATCATCG
This window of the Alphaproteobacteria bacterium genome carries:
- the aprB gene encoding adenylyl-sulfate reductase subunit beta; the protein is MPTFVHTDKCDGCKGGEVTACMHICPNDLMVLDTGRMKAYNQEPEQCWECQCCVKACPQQAIEVRAYADVVPMGGAVIPLRTDDAIMWTIKFRDGELKRFKFPIRTTPVGSIEPYAGKPEADDLENQNLFTEAGRNLPTIA